In Plasmodium vivax chromosome 14, whole genome shotgun sequence, the genomic window CGCCTGGAAGTTGGTGAAGTGGAACAGCTCCTTCTGCATCTTATCCTTGCAAATGTTAAAGTTCAGAATTTCGTAGATGGCCATGGAGAGAGTGGACGACTtgtatttcaaaaatgtgttatcTATGCTGGCGATGCGCAGGAGGATCTCCCCCTCCGTGGCattataatcattttttaatttcaaaaaatttatattttcatttgcttTTAGGAGGCTATCCAGAAGGCTATAAGGTGTAGGGATAGACAAgtcataatttaatttttttaaaatgcaaattTCTACTTCAAGAGCAAAATTCTTATTAACACTATGAGCGCAGAAGGTGGCATCTAGATACTGGGTTGCCGAATAGTAATCTGGGGAGGCATCCTTTATGAGTTCATTGTTCCTAGAATACACTTTGCGAAGTCCCTCCAAGTGGCTCTTACAATACGTTTTGGCGATTAGGTCTATAGAGATTAACCTGTAGTTATAATACTTCTGCGAAATGAACAAGCAAATAATTgcaacaaaatggtaaaTCAAATCACAGGAATCTTTGAgctctttatataaaatattatattttccctttagCTGTTCCTTAAAGACAAAGTCGCTATACACCTTGGGGTAAAATTCCTTCAACAGTTGGATCATCACATCAGAAAATTGCTTCTCCTCTGTGACTATGTCGTTTATTATACTTTCTATGATTTCATCTTTGGAGTTAAATCTACTTATGTACAGGTCAAATATAAGGTTGGTGAAGTGCAGCACACACGTTTCGCTCGtcgtttttaaatttgcgaAGGTTCGGGAGAGACACAACTTCACCTTCTGCCTCAGGTGCTGGAAATTCTCGTCGTTATATCGGTCCAGGTAATTGCCTATGAAGTGATTGTCTGCTTGCTCTGCGCACTGGAGGAAGGAGGACTTGGCGTAGGTGTTGTAGAGCGAGTAGTCCACGCACTTCTTCGTCCGGATTCCCCTGTTCACCAGGATGCTGCTGTGCCTCTCCATCACCGCCACTTCGAGGTCCGCGCCGCTGTCCCCATCGCTCAGGGAGGACCCCGCCTGGCTGGCCGCTTCGTCATCGCCATCGCTGCGGTTGCGGTTGCTGCGGTTGTTGCTATCgctgtttttcttctccttcttcttctcctgctgCCCCCCCTCGCGCGCATCCGCCACGGTCGTCCCGTCGCTCCCGCTGTCGCCTCCGCTATCACTACCGCCATCACTACCGCTGCCGCGCTGCTCGACTGCTCCCTCGCCATCTggggtcccccccccggATAGCGCCACCTCCATGCGGTTCGCGGGCCACACGTTCCACAGGTAGGGGTGCCTCTCCGGTGGGTGTACGTACCTCTTGGACGGGTAGTTGCACCCCTTTGGTATGCTCCCCACCCAGTGCGCTGCTCCGCGTGGGATGTTCTCCCCTATGAGCGAGTCCTCATCGCTGGAGCTCTCGTCAAAGCGGGGCTTCCCAGCGGGCGTGCCCGTCGCGAGTTCGAACCACTCGTATGTAGCACCCTCTACAGGGGGTGCCGCACTGCGGTTAGGCTCATCCAAGGAGCTCCTATCGAAGAGGGTGGGCGTTGCGAACACTCCACCGCTTGGCTTGGCCATACGTAAAGGATCCCTCTCAACGTAACTACTCGGAATGGCGGCAAGGTCGTTTCCCTCATCACCATGGGAGGGTGCGAACCCGTTTGGAGAATCCCCTCCTACTAGTGAGCTGCCCTCCGCTTTGTCCTCACATTTTgttgtgcaaaaaggggatagtttttttttcttcttgtgaGGGTGTTCATTAGGGGGGCTATCACGTGGGTCgctccacttgggggggttcctctttttactttcttcccttccgtATGCAGAGCTTCTTTTTATGGCACGGACCCCTTTCGGGAAGCATTCTACGTTCTGCCCTTCGCCGGGGTGAGTAGCCAGTGGGGTTGCACAATCTACACCGTCATAGCGCTTATGCAAATTGGTTAATCTGTTTAACCCGTTCgagccgcttccccccccgaagaGGAACTCACCCGGGTGCACTTCATCATACGGTGGATTGCTCCCCTCTCCGGGTGGACCACCCTCACGGTTGGCATCCTCTCTGGTGTGTCTTATCCGATCGGTTTCCTCTTCCAGTGGAGGAGAGATTCCCCCGGAAGGGTGTTCACCTGCGTACTTTGCATTGCACAAACAGTTCGGTCTCCTCATTTGAAATGCCCTCTTCTCATAGGGATGACCACTTGGTAGATCCTTTTTACCGATTCGCATGGCACCCACTTCGGGGGGATCCTCCCCTGTATTTCTTTCATTGTGGAACCCCTCTCGGGTGCCACCCTGTGTGTAATCCTCTTCGCAAAGGTTTATtttatgtgtgtgttttttttcactcccatttttgcatgtgTGGTTAAGACTGCTCCAGGGTTGGGTTGGCCTCTCCTGCGGGTTTGCTCCGTCGCCCTTCTTCCGCTGCTGCTGATGCTGCCGCTGATTCCGCTTCTGCTCGTGGTGATGCCTGTTCGCCATTCGGTTGGCTCTCTTTCCGTGGCTGCCAGCGCGCCGGTAATCCGCGCGAGCTGCCTTGTTCTTTTGCGCGGAGGCGTACTCACCGCACCCGCTACGCGTTTCACTCGCGGCGGGGTTGTCTCCCCCGCTTTCGCTAATCGTGGGTGCACTTCCCCCAGtcggggggaaataaaagagGTGCGCTCCCCGTTTGACGACCCACATCTGGTGCTCTAAGTGGGGAACGTTTCTGTCACATTGGAGTGGCTCCTCTGCAAtttggttttcctttttggctGTTTGATGGGAGGGGATCTCATAGCCCCCAAATGAGAGAGATACATCCCGATGGGCAACAAACCTATTTTTGTTACACCCCTTGGGGTTGCTAAGAAGCTTCGCCAAACTGTTCTGCGTCTCCTCCTTCCCCGTGGTCAGGCACAACGTTGGGTGGGGTGTGCCTCCAGATATGCGGTGGCTGTGGGGGgagtgcttctcccctctgCGAGTTTGCACCCCCTTACCAATGAGCACAACGCAGATGCTGCGTGGGTTCAGACAGCTATCCCTGCATCTGCTAAGAGTGATTCCGATTGGATCTACAGCTCCTGTCTTGTAAGCCCTCAAAGCGAATAGGCGGAGCAGCAAACTCAGGCAGGAGAGATCATCATCCGCTTCATCACTCCTGGTGAGTAGACCAGAAAGGGCTTTCCTAAAATTTGTGTAAATTGCACGCGAGTCATTGCCACCACGTGGCTCCCACGGGTTAAGGGGAACTCCCACTGGCAGCAGCGGTTGCAGTGGTAGCGGCGGTTGCACCGATTGCAGCGGTTGCGGCGGTAGCGGCGCACGGACGGGGagtttctttccttttctcgaGTCTATCGGTGCGTCATTTGGCTGCATGTGCATCTTAGTCGCACAGATTACATGGGGACAACTTGGGGTCTCAACACACCAGGCAGctcttttgcttccccttgaAAGTCGTGGCGAGCAAGGACAGGCGAGTTGTGCAACGTATCGTGTGGAGGTTACTTTTCGTTTTACTCTGCTTCGCCAGTCGGTTCGCTCCGGCCGTGGCTGCTGTGCCTGGAGCCCTTCCGCTTGCTCCGCTTGCTGCACTTGCTGCACTTGCTCCACCTGCGACTGCTCCCCCGCGGGCGCCGCCGACGGGCCACGACGCGATGCCTCCCTGGCGCGAGGATGGCACACGCCTGCGCCGTGTGTGGCGCGAAGAATAACATGCGCCTGACAGAGATGCAACTTGCCAGCGCTAAAatggctctttttttttttttttttttcttcctttcttctttttttctttttgttagTTTGCTTTCCCCTCACAAGATGCATACCTTCTTCGCACGGCTTGTCGCCTGACCCACTCTTGCTCCGACTAGTCATGCGCCGCTCACAGTGAAAGAAGAGAAGcacatcatcatcatcaggGAGGTGCAAAGCTTTGAATGGCGAAATGATGCGCACCGACAGGGAGAGCGTCACCTGGCCCCTCGACATTTTGGCCAGGATGCAGTGAGTGTTATCCCCCCTGAGTAGCCTCCCAATGAGAAAGGTGTATGGGTGTTCTTTGCACCTCCTAAGGGGAAAGTTGTGTGGGTGATTTTTCCACCTCCTAAGGAGAAATCTTTGTGGCTGTTCTTTCCACCTCCTAAGGAGAAAACCGTGTGGGTGATTTTTCCACCTCCTAAGGAGAAATCTTTGTGGGTGTTCTTTCCACCTCCTAAGGAGAAAACCGTGTGGGTGCTTTTTCCACCTCCTAAGGAGAAATCTTTGTGGGTGTTCTTTCCACCTCCTAAGGAGAAAACCGTGTGGGTGTTCTTTCCACCTCCTAAGGAGAAATCTTTGTGGGTGTTCTTTCCACCTCCTAAGGAGAAAACCGTGTGGGTGTTCTTTCCACCTCCTCATCGCACACCTCCTTCCCTCCAGCGCAATGCTTGTCGATCCACCGTCACTACTAATGCGATTGTTTGCTCTCCTCTTCGCTTGGGCTTCACCTTCACGAGGTGGCAAAACCAACGTGGTGACTTCTCTGCCCAAATGGCAAGTGCTCTTCCCAAGCGAGCATACCACACAGGGGGTGCTGCTCCATCCTGTTTCAGGTACCCAGTATAGTGCaaacccctttttgtggcCACCTGCTTCTCTCAGTGGAGTGCGTGCTCCTTCGCCGTCGTTTTGCTCGCAGTAGAGGACTTTCCTTTGGCCCCATTTGATGggaatcttttttttttttgttttccaaaaGAGTTTGGTCTTCTTGTGTACGCTCCTGTTTGGTGCCTTCAGCATCCACTTCCGCATCACTACAATTTGTTTCTTCTGGGTTAGATTCTTCTGGGTCAGTTTCTTCTCTGTTAGTTTCCCCTTCGTGGCTGCCTCACACAGGTGGTACGCCTCTACCGAAGCGGCATTCTTTTCAGCACCGCACTGGTTCATGGTGGGGAGACTACCCCCTTCAGGCTGGCCATTCGAATCGTCGTGCAGCATTTCTCCAGCAGCCATCAATTCCCGACGCAGCAGCTCACAGCGTAGGGGCACCTCCATGCCATAACGctgctttgccgcttcccgtTTCGCAGCTCCCAGTTTTAGTTCCGTTCGATTTGTTTGTCTCGGGGCTCCCTTTTCGCTTCACCCACGAGAGGAGAACCCCTCGGGGGTAGTGCCCTCCAAGTGCGTGGGAGGAGCGGGCACACCCCTTTGTGTCTATCCGTATGCGTGTTGCTTGAGACGCTTTCGCTTATGTTCACATGGGAGAGTGCTTCGCTGCACACGAGGAAGGtccctttttgtgtgcacaCATTAACAAAGCTGTACTTCCACGCCTTTTGCGCGCACAGAGAAAAGGGGAGCCCCACTTTCGTTTACCCCTGGGCAGAGGTAGACCTCAAATAGAGCCACGTTCGCTTAAGCGCAAAGGACGAGGTGTCCCCCTAGTCAAGTGAGTCAAGTGTGGCAAGTGCGCCAAATGGGCCGGTGTGCCAAGTGTGCAGTGAGTGTCCCAACAGCTTTGTAAGCACAtcgcaaagggggaacgACGaaatgagagaaaaaaataaaaataaaaaaataaacacagtGCCTTAGGGATCCCCAATCGAATGATGCATCACCAAGTTGGAGTGCtccaaaataattaattcaCATTCGCTGGAGAGTaccgaaaaaggaaaaaaaaaaaaaaaaaaaaagagaagtgAAGAGAAGTGAAGTGAAGAGAAGGGAATAGAAGCAGAGCGCGGTGGAGGACCACACGTAGACACCGCGTTTTTTACGCAAGTGAGAGTTATCTACATGCCTGTACACATAAAGAGGGTATAATAAAACCTTTTGCTTAATTATGCACCTGCTTAGTGTACATTTTCGTGGCGCTTTATTTCTTCGGTTGATGTGCGCCCTTATTAATCTTCCCCCCCATCGCTGGGACGCCCGACGAATTAAAAAGACACGAATGCGCTTTCCGCACACTGAGGGGGAGAGGAAATTGCCTCTACATttaaagagggggaaaaaaaaaaaaaaacacatatatatacatatacatatttatttatgcctatatgtatgtactcCCGCACGCACTTGCTTGTGCCCGCCTGACTGCCCCTCGGAGACACCCACACCGACTTGGTGATTTTTTGGGTAAACATGGCCTGAGCACTTCTGGGGACGCCCCCAATTGTGCAAGCATAAAAGATGTCACGCCTCGCAGCCGAGGTGGACTGTTCACGTGGAGACTGCCCCTTAGACGTTCCCTTCATACGGCagttttttacttcattATGGAGCAGTGACATGCCGCTCCTCGAGGGATAAACGGTAAGTTGGTGAAGAGGCGTCATTTTAATTCCCGGCACGGAGTGCGAACAGTTCCAAAGGGTCTCAAAAGGtgacaaaaataaatccccACCTACGGAGTCCGCCACAGGTGTCTTGTTTCAATTTCGGGAGGAGAACAGACCGTTTAACGCGGCTACCGTTGCGGCTGCGGCTGCGTTATTGGAAGGAACAtgtatttcccctttggtAGAAATTTCGccactttgttttttcctttccgccAGCATTATTTCCCTACCGCGGGAATGACCAAGGTTGGGGAGATGGCGCCCGAACTTCTACCGACGGGCTGGTTAGTACCCCTGTTTGAGCAAAACGTAGAGCGACTCTGCAACTGTCCCACGGATTGTTCGCACCAGCGTGTGCATAAAGTTATCACCCTTTGGGGGAGACTACTGAACTGGATCTACACCCATCCGGCGCACCCTTGTGCGAAGTCCTCCCGAAGAAAGGACAAACGGGCATAGAAATGTACATGCGTATGTACGTTCGTGTGTGCAGATGCgcatgtatgtgtgtacctATGTGATATTCCCTCTGCGGCCCCTTCAAATCACCTGGTGGGTGGGAACCACTTTCGTTCTCCACACCGTTCGGGGGACATACCCCACCGCAGCGCCGTCCAGTTGGCGCAAATGGGATATTCCCATACGCAGGCATACGCAGGTATACGCAGGTATCTTTAAAATGCTGAGTTCCcgcctccaaaaaaaaagcagcgtGTAGATagttttaacaaaatgaccCATTTGGGCGCAAACGCAAATGTACAGATAAGGGGGTTCACCTGTGTAAAGCTAATGTCATATTGCACACAAAAATCgcttttgcgaaaaaaaaaaaaaaaaaaaaaatattaccgttcaggtaaaaaatacgtaatttttttgccattttggaaaTAACGTATTCACtgttcataatattttattatttttttttttttcgataaaATCACCTGAACTGGTCATACGAAAATGCACATTGTTGGAAGTTTCCCacttgttttgctttttctccCTACTTGGCTACCTCGCGCGTGACCGCTTCGCAGTTTCGCATTTGgcatttttgctgctttgcagttttgcagttttgcagttttgcagTTTGGCAATTTTACTGTTTTGCAGTTTGGCAGTTTGGCAATTTTGCTGTTTTGCCATTTcgcaattttgcaattttgctctttttccGTTTGACGATTTTTCGTTTTGGCCAGCACCCGCTCGCGCGACGCATACGCACGCATGCCTTCCCATGCTGCCACAAAGACAAGTTTCCAAAGGTGAAGCGTCATGCCACCACGCAACTCGCGCAGGTGAGCGTTAAAAATCTGCGTTTCAACCGCCGGTTCGAGGTTCCCCCCTTTAAAGTGACGCGTTCTGCACGCAGAGTTCACAATTCGGGGTTGCACCTCTCAACATACGTTTGAGCTTCTGCTCGACAGAAGGCTGCGCTCATGCGGATGGGCGGCATGAGCAAgtgtatgtgcatatgtacatgcgaGTAAGGGAGACCGCGTCGTGCGTTAACCCAAAACGGTTGGACGTCCGCCAAAGGGACACATTTAAACATACGGCCCAGGGGTAAAACGGGCAGACGAAAAAGCAACAGCCGAAGCAACAGAACTGAAAGCGGGATGCCAAGCCGAAGAGCGGTAAGCGAACAGTGCCAGGGATCAGGGTTCATCTGTACTCATTGGGAAAAACGCGAGAGACATGAATCAGGTCTCGGCGAAGTCCAAGTTCAAGACAACTGAGttccttgggggggaaagcaggGGGGTGAGATTTATGAATAGGGCTAAGAGCCACCTGAACGCAGTCAGCAAAAATGTGGCGCCCGTGTCGAGTGCGGCGAACCCGCAGTTTACACACAAAACGTCTTTCTTGAAGAACTCTCACTTGAAAGTGCGGACGAACAACCCCGTACTTAAGCAACCGCCCAAGAGCAGCCTCAAAAGCAATCAGAGGAGCTCACTGAGGGTTTCCCACGTCGAGTTCGCCAGGCATAGCCATAAAAAGGGCCACCACAATGGTGGCGATAGCGGAGGTGATAGCGGCGATGGTAACGGAGATGATAACGGTGATGGTTACGATGACGACAATGCGGGTGTAAAGGATGGCCTAAATGACGATGTGCACGGTGACGTGCATGGTGATGGCGGGAGGGAGACCATaccgggggggagaaaggtGCCCCCACCCAACGCCGGCAGCGCGACGAATCCAGAGGAGAGGAAGAGCTACATGAACAAGTTCGGGGCACGGAACCACGGGAGAGACAAGTACGGGGAGAGCGGGAGGGCCACCACCATCGGCGGTGGAAACAACCAAAGCAGCGGCAATCCGAAGCTGGGCCAGTCCAGGGTGCTCGGCCAGCCCCACCACTACGAGCGAGAGGAAGCCGGGGCGGGCGACAATGAATGGGGGCTCAGTGCCCAGGGCGCCATCTACTCGTACGGCTCGCCCATGAAGAGGAAATACGACGCCATGGAGAACGTGCACAGGGGGGATGCCGCCAGGGGGGGCAAGGGAAGTGACAACGATGGGGATGGTGATGAGAATGGCGGTGGCGATAGGGATAGCAACGGTGGGGGAGACCCGCAGAGCGATCGTGAGCGTGACAGAGAGCGCGATCGCGAGAGAGCACGGAGAGACACCAACGCGCAGAGCAAACGGTACGGCCCAAGAGGTCACCCCCATGAGGGTGGAAATTCACACTATGGCAATAGCTACAGTGGCGTTAATGTGTCAAGTGGGACGAATGAAAAGGTGAGTGCCTACGGCAGCATGATGCTGTATTCTAATGAGAAGCTCCTGGGTAGCAACAACACGGGGCTTGGTGCTCACCCGAGTCTGAACAGCAGTGGGCTGCATGGGATGAATCAGGAGGACGCTCTGCTGAGCAGGTCCTACCAGCCGCTGAGCACCTCAGGCGGGAacgcgggggggaataaTGCGCCCGGCGCGGCGAACATGCCCGGTGGGGACCAGGGCGAGGATAACGCGCGGGCCACCCCGCTAGGGAGGAGCTACGCGAAATTCGATCGGCTGAGAAGGGGCCAGCCGCTGCTCGCCCGTCCGCCGCCGCAGCAGC contains:
- a CDS encoding hypothetical protein, conserved (encoded by transcript PVX_124005A), giving the protein MEVPLRCELLRRELMAAGEMLHDDSNGQPEGGSLPTMNQCGAEKNAASVEAYHLCEAATKGKLTEKKLTQKNLTQKKQIVVMRKWMLKAPNRSVHKKTKLFWKTKKKKIPIKWGQRKVLYCEQNDGEGARTPLREAGGHKKGFALYWVPETGWSSTPCVVCSLGKSTCHLGREVTTLVLPPREGEAQAKRRANNRIRGGKNTHTVFSLGGGKNTHKDFSLGGGKNTHTVFSLGGGKNTHKDFSLGGGKSTHTVFSLGGGKNTHKDFSLGGGKITHTVFSLGGGKNSHKDFSLGGGKITHTTFPLGGDKPCEEGMHLVRGKQTNKKKKRRKEEKKKKKKSHFSAGKLHLCQAHVEQVQQVQQAEQAEGLQAQQPRPERTDWRSRVKRKPNDAPIDSRKGKKLPVRAPLPPQPLQSVQPPLPLQPLLPVGVPLNPWEPRGGNDSRAIYTNFRKALSGLLTRSDEADDDLSCLSLLLRLFALRAYKTGAVDPIGITLSRCRDSCLNPRSICVVLIGKGVQTRRGEKHSPHSHRISGGTPHPTLCLTTGKEETQNSLAKLLSNPKGCNKNRFVAHRDVSLSFGGYEIPSHQTAKKENQIAEEPLQCDRNVPHLEHQMWVVKRGAHLFYFPPTGGSAPTISESGGDNPAASETRSGCGEYASAQKNKAARADYRRAGSHGKRANRMANRHHHEQKRNQRQHQQQRKKGDGANPQERPTQPWSSLNHTCKNGSEKKHTHKINLCEEDYTQGGTREGFHNERNTGEDPPEVGAMRIGKKDLPSGHPYEKRAFQMRRPNCLCNAKYAGEHPSGGISPPLEEETDRIRHTREDANREGGPPGEGSNPPYDEVHPGEFLFGGGSGSNGLNRLTNLHKRYDGVDCATPLATHPGEGQNVECFPKGVRAIKRSSAYGREESKKRNPPKWSDPRDSPPNEHPHKKKKKLSPFCTTKCEDKAEGSSLVGGDSPNGFAPSHGDEGNDLAAIPSSYVERDPLRMAKPSGGVFATPTLFDRSSLDEPNRSAAPPVEGATYEWFELATGTPAGKPRFDESSSDEDSLIGENIPRGAAHWVGSIPKGCNYPSKRYVHPPERHPYLWNVWPANRMEVALSGGGTPDGEGAVEQRGSGSDGGSDSGGDSGSDGTTVADAREGGQQEKKKEKKNSDSNNRSNRNRSDGDDEAASQAGSSLSDGDSGADLEVAVMERHSSILVNRGIRTKKCVDYSLYNTYAKSSFLQCAEQADNHFIGNYLDRYNDENFQHLRQKVKLCLSRTFANLKTTSETCVLHFTNLIFDLYISRFNSKDEIIESIINDIVTEEKQFSDVMIQLLKEFYPKVYSDFVFKEQLKGKYNILYKELKDSCDLIYHFVAIICLFISQKYYNYRLISIDLIAKTYCKSHLEGLRKVYSRNNELIKDASPDYYSATQYLDATFCAHSVNKNFALEVEICILKKLNYDLSIPTPYSLLDSLLKANENINFLKLKNDYNATEGEILLRIASIDNTFLKYKSSTLSMAIYEILNFNICKDKMQKELFHFTNFQADFGLEAVGGKLAVDTVDTVETVSTPTAANAASAANLANDACRTSPRGGAAEQKKKQELKLLKRQARSLVIAEEEDRFITASKYINQKALLYQCVKRTLICVCAAIKKRVPRYYYDSDLDRTDGLKGYIRSFHNGKRGYLDRLRQKRQAVKGGAAKGGAAKGGAAKGGAAKGGAAKGGAVNERAANEKAVKGEAAMERTATGEAKADPSNEETPESATISADAATTAATTAITAESASPPSGKKRKRAEGAKAADDEAADDERKDQDKFQNAKKKIKKKIKKMIKKLNALRWEDIPIQYCTPYLLQGEEIKIYLKKDDEEVADRDGKNAQNGSSGRKNSLSGSKGGSKKNYVIGTRTNSTDEHLVFYYNYLSKLRSRLVEGMKYFLRRIKRIKNRHVCVSMVNLSYLLNKKGLRKKRKKERKKKNIPLYKQLTNEIKIFFMWLYKLTNIEIRPLIRFADLKYIACIKCYERSYAKYVARALGGGAKREGGEAEGGKHTSTKHGSSKHRSSKHGSSKQRSSKHRSSKHRSSKHTSPKGGAPKRSRRSSLEKKYAQEVSQFAEAENKKFYPYLKRSSSMADLTGGHCTGKVNRKGAARKSGKEAKSKCSKKEGLVQNKTNFYEQASQNAKSEECEMASWKKKKKKKNEQGDEGDQGDAGDQGDEGDDPVECPAANELDMQSTLDDFLLRKKEYESLEKEKPFREEQLDGHPGQVFAMPLQDNATKISSDWITINDPQVDECAKELMECFLKWKNKNYISKNWTFNEYPNCKEYYFSLVFGDLKSSETMKGIIEMMHMKYNHLLNIYKEINVQADCMEYD